A segment of the Capnocytophaga sp. ARDL2 genome:
TCGTTTAGGCAAACAATATGTAGAAAAATTTTTGAATAGCAATGCTTCTTTATTAGGAAAACACAATGAAAATCAGTAAATTACAATATATTTCACAAGGTCTTACAGCCAAGGAACAAAAACGAAATATTCGCACAGCCTTAGACCAAGGCATAGATTGGGTGCAGCTACGATGGAAAAATGCTATGGATAAAGAAATCACAAATTTAGCTGAAACCATAAAAATCCACTGCGAAAACTATCAAGCGTCATTAATCATCAACGATTTTGTTTCTGTTGCCAAGGCTGTAGATGCTTGTGGGATTCACTTAGGATTGAACGACGAAAAAATCACTACTGCAAGAGCAATTTTGGGCAAAAATAAAATCATCGGCGGTACAGCCAACACTTTGGAAGATGTTATTCAACGCATCAACGAAGGCTGCGATTACATCGGCTTAGGTCCGTACCGTTTTACGACTACCAAAGAAAAACTCAGTCCTATTTTAGATTTGGAAGGTTACAAAAATATCTTTACTCAACTAAAAGAACAGCAGATTGAAATTCCGAAAATCATCGCCATTGGCGGAATAGAGTTTAATGATTTACAAGCGATTAAAGAAACAGAAATATACGGTGTAGCCCTTTCGGGATTGATTACAAAACAGCCAGAGTTGGTACAAACAATTAAAAACATATTACAATGACACACTTAAAAATAGCAGATAAAACATTCGCTTCCAGATTGTTTTTGGGAACAGGTAAATTTGGAAGTTTACAGGAAATGACCGAAGTGGTTCGAATATCGGATTCGGAATTGGTAACGGTGGCTCTCAAACGCGTGGATACCTCAAGGGAAAACGACGATTTGCTTTCGGCGTTGCAGTTGCCAAAAGTCAATTTACTACCCAACACTTCGGGGGCAAGAAACGCCAAAGAAGCGATTTTAGCGGCGGAATTGGCTCGTGAAGCCTTGCAAACCAATTGGGTAAAATTGGAAATTCACCCTGACCCTCGTTATTTGTTGCCCGACCCAATCGAAACGCTTAAAGCTACGGAAGAATTGGCAAAAAAAGGATTTGTGGTTATGCCCTACACCCACGCCGACCCTGTTTTGTGCAAACGCTTGGAAGACGCAGGTACAGCCGTTGTGATGCCGTTGGGAGCTCCGATTGGCAGTAACAAAGGCTTGAAAACCATTGATTTCTTGGAAATTATCATCGAGCAAAGTAAAGTTCCAGTAGTGGTAGATGCTGGTATTGGTGCTCCGTCTGATGCCACCAAAGCCATGGAATTAGGAGCTGATGCCGTATTGGTAAACACCGCTATTGCCGTGGCTCAGCAACCTATTTTGGTGGCTGAAGCCTTTAAAGAAGCCGTAATTTCTGGTAGAAAAGCCTACGAAGCTGGTTTGGGAGCGGTGCATTCTGGTGCCAATGCTTCAAGTCCGCTGACGGCGTTTTTGATGGAATAGCAGACCAAACACATAGAAACATAGAAAACATAGGATTTTACCATTAAATTCTATGTGAACTAATGAAAGCGAAGCGTCTAAATTTCACTCAAAGTAATCTATGTTACTATGCTATCTATGTGGTTTAATAAAAAAAAAATCAAAGTCTATAAGGTCGAATTCGACACCTTTATAGAAAAAAAACAACAAATCTTAAATCGGTTATGAGCAACGGATTTATAAACACTTTCAAACAATACAACTGGGAGCAGATAAAAGAACGCATTTACACGGCTA
Coding sequences within it:
- a CDS encoding thiamine phosphate synthase — encoded protein: MKISKLQYISQGLTAKEQKRNIRTALDQGIDWVQLRWKNAMDKEITNLAETIKIHCENYQASLIINDFVSVAKAVDACGIHLGLNDEKITTARAILGKNKIIGGTANTLEDVIQRINEGCDYIGLGPYRFTTTKEKLSPILDLEGYKNIFTQLKEQQIEIPKIIAIGGIEFNDLQAIKETEIYGVALSGLITKQPELVQTIKNILQ
- a CDS encoding thiazole synthase — translated: MTHLKIADKTFASRLFLGTGKFGSLQEMTEVVRISDSELVTVALKRVDTSRENDDLLSALQLPKVNLLPNTSGARNAKEAILAAELAREALQTNWVKLEIHPDPRYLLPDPIETLKATEELAKKGFVVMPYTHADPVLCKRLEDAGTAVVMPLGAPIGSNKGLKTIDFLEIIIEQSKVPVVVDAGIGAPSDATKAMELGADAVLVNTAIAVAQQPILVAEAFKEAVISGRKAYEAGLGAVHSGANASSPLTAFLME